In one Arachis duranensis cultivar V14167 chromosome 9, aradu.V14167.gnm2.J7QH, whole genome shotgun sequence genomic region, the following are encoded:
- the LOC107467430 gene encoding protein DETOXIFICATION 14 isoform X2, whose product MEEGLLLKPKGEEKGSLETITWSVLAKEIKGVGYLALPMITVNLSTYFLQIISIMMVGHLGKLALSSTAIATSLCAVSGFSVIFGMSCALETLGGQAYGAKQYRRFGVQIYTSIVALSLACVPLSLLWICLGKIMVLCGQDPLISQEAGKFAVCLIPALFAYASLHTLIRYFLMQSLIFPLVMSSCVTFFFHVAFCWILVFQFQLGNLGAAFSLGISYWLNVILLGLYMKFSAQCEKTRAPISMDLFHGLGEFLCYAVPSAGMICLEWWSFELLTLLSGLLPNPELEASVLSICYSITTTIYTMPEAIGSASSTRVSNALGAGSPGEARVAVVAAMTLAGSQALLVSSIIFGCRNIIGIARGCGWQQLGTYVNLGAYYILGIPLAAILGFWVQLRGKGLWIGIMSGAFCQTILLSLITSCTNWEKQALKARERVFEGRFFVEHALV is encoded by the exons ATGGAAGAGGGTCTCTTGTTGAAGccaaaaggagaagaaaagggTTCTTTAGAAACCATAACATGGAGTGTGTTGGCAAAAGAGATTAAGGGTGTTGGTTATTTAGCACTGCCTATGATAACTGTCAACTTATCTACCTATTTTCTTCAGATAATTTCAATTATGATGGTTGGTCATTTGGGAAAGCTTGCTCTCTCTAGCACAGCTATTGCTACCTCTCTTTGTGCTGTCTCTGGCTTCAGTGTTATT TTTGGAATGTCATGTGCATTGGAAACTCTAGGTGGTCAAGCCTATGGAGCAAAGCAATATAGAAGATTTGGTGTTCAAATCTACACTTCTATTGTAGCTTTGAGTCTAGCTTGtgttcctctctctcttttatgGATCTGCTTGGGGAAAATAATGGTTTTGTGTGGCCAAGACCCTTTGATTTCACAAGAAGCTGGAAAATTTGCTGTGTGCCTTATTCCTGCTCTATTTGCTTATGCTTCACTTCACACCCTCATTCGTTACTTTTTGATGCAGAGTTTGATCTTTCCTCTTGTTATGAGTTCTTGTGTCACTTTTTTCTTCCACGTAGCTTTCTGTTGGATACTTGTTTTTCAGTTCCAACTAGGTAACTTAGGAGCAGCATTTTCGCTTGGCATTTCATATTGGTTGAATGTGATTTTGCTTGGACTATATATGAAATTCTCTGCTCAGTGTGAAAAGACTCGTGCTCCAATCTCCATGGACCTATTCCATGGGCTTGGAGAGTTCTTATGCTATGCCGTTCCATCTGCTGGAATGATTTG CCTTGAATGGTGGTCATTTGAGCTTCTCACTTTGCTTTCTGGGCTTCTACCAAATCCAGAGCTTGAAGCTTCAGTTCTGTCCATATG TTACTCAATCACCACAACAATCTATACAATGCCAGAAGCAATTGGTTCAGCATCAAG CACTAGAGTTTCAAATGCATTGGGAGCTGGAAGTCCAGGAGAAGCACGAGTGGCAGTCGTAGCTGCCATGACTCTTGCAGGCTCACAGGCTCTTTTGGTGAGCTCAATCATTTTTGGGTGCCGAAATATTATAG GTATTGCTAGAGGATGTGGTTGGCAGCAATTAGGAACATATGTGAACCTTGGAGCTTATTATATTTTAGGAATTCCACTTGCTGCTATATTAGGTTTTTGGGTACAGTTGAGAGGCAAAGGCTTGTGGATTGGAATAATGAGCGGTGCCTTCTGCCAAACAATTCTACTTTCTCTCATTACAAGTTGTACAAATTGGGAAAAACAG GCATTAAAGGCAAGAGAAAGAGTATTTGAAGGAAGATTTTTTGTGGAACATGCATTAGTGTGA
- the LOC107467430 gene encoding protein DETOXIFICATION 14 isoform X1, protein MEEGLLLKPKGEEKGSLETITWSVLAKEIKGVGYLALPMITVNLSTYFLQIISIMMVGHLGKLALSSTAIATSLCAVSGFSVIFGMSCALETLGGQAYGAKQYRRFGVQIYTSIVALSLACVPLSLLWICLGKIMVLCGQDPLISQEAGKFAVCLIPALFAYASLHTLIRYFLMQSLIFPLVMSSCVTFFFHVAFCWILVFQFQLGNLGAAFSLGISYWLNVILLGLYMKFSAQCEKTRAPISMDLFHGLGEFLCYAVPSAGMICLEWWSFELLTLLSGLLPNPELEASVLSICYSITTTIYTMPEAIGSASSTRVSNALGAGSPGEARVAVVAAMTLAGSQALLVSSIIFGCRNIIGYVFSYEQDVLDYVTDMAPLICVSIILDTLHGTLSGIARGCGWQQLGTYVNLGAYYILGIPLAAILGFWVQLRGKGLWIGIMSGAFCQTILLSLITSCTNWEKQALKARERVFEGRFFVEHALV, encoded by the exons ATGGAAGAGGGTCTCTTGTTGAAGccaaaaggagaagaaaagggTTCTTTAGAAACCATAACATGGAGTGTGTTGGCAAAAGAGATTAAGGGTGTTGGTTATTTAGCACTGCCTATGATAACTGTCAACTTATCTACCTATTTTCTTCAGATAATTTCAATTATGATGGTTGGTCATTTGGGAAAGCTTGCTCTCTCTAGCACAGCTATTGCTACCTCTCTTTGTGCTGTCTCTGGCTTCAGTGTTATT TTTGGAATGTCATGTGCATTGGAAACTCTAGGTGGTCAAGCCTATGGAGCAAAGCAATATAGAAGATTTGGTGTTCAAATCTACACTTCTATTGTAGCTTTGAGTCTAGCTTGtgttcctctctctcttttatgGATCTGCTTGGGGAAAATAATGGTTTTGTGTGGCCAAGACCCTTTGATTTCACAAGAAGCTGGAAAATTTGCTGTGTGCCTTATTCCTGCTCTATTTGCTTATGCTTCACTTCACACCCTCATTCGTTACTTTTTGATGCAGAGTTTGATCTTTCCTCTTGTTATGAGTTCTTGTGTCACTTTTTTCTTCCACGTAGCTTTCTGTTGGATACTTGTTTTTCAGTTCCAACTAGGTAACTTAGGAGCAGCATTTTCGCTTGGCATTTCATATTGGTTGAATGTGATTTTGCTTGGACTATATATGAAATTCTCTGCTCAGTGTGAAAAGACTCGTGCTCCAATCTCCATGGACCTATTCCATGGGCTTGGAGAGTTCTTATGCTATGCCGTTCCATCTGCTGGAATGATTTG CCTTGAATGGTGGTCATTTGAGCTTCTCACTTTGCTTTCTGGGCTTCTACCAAATCCAGAGCTTGAAGCTTCAGTTCTGTCCATATG TTACTCAATCACCACAACAATCTATACAATGCCAGAAGCAATTGGTTCAGCATCAAG CACTAGAGTTTCAAATGCATTGGGAGCTGGAAGTCCAGGAGAAGCACGAGTGGCAGTCGTAGCTGCCATGACTCTTGCAGGCTCACAGGCTCTTTTGGTGAGCTCAATCATTTTTGGGTGCCGAAATATTATAGGTTATGTTTTTAGCTATGAACAGGATGTGTTGGATTATGTCACGGATATGGCTCCCTTAATATGTGTCTCTATTATATTAGACACTTTACATGGTACTCTTTCAG GTATTGCTAGAGGATGTGGTTGGCAGCAATTAGGAACATATGTGAACCTTGGAGCTTATTATATTTTAGGAATTCCACTTGCTGCTATATTAGGTTTTTGGGTACAGTTGAGAGGCAAAGGCTTGTGGATTGGAATAATGAGCGGTGCCTTCTGCCAAACAATTCTACTTTCTCTCATTACAAGTTGTACAAATTGGGAAAAACAG GCATTAAAGGCAAGAGAAAGAGTATTTGAAGGAAGATTTTTTGTGGAACATGCATTAGTGTGA
- the LOC107467431 gene encoding uncharacterized protein LOC107467431: MGDEVQKQATTVGMLWTGEKPGAKAIEENMTTYFNTLQGFLLLSHASTVGAGPTLSSSVHASVKQVVDSSFRLMKDTVSSYGSHSKDQKLSVPQLVGAVWEACDALKKTPATNITAIGRAMTQVAVSVKDVLREMKELKPDSSAVSDNTAVGESCAEATEDEPHDDNLSEGDLGNDLSPEEMKVAEKAIVVVSDTLSVIKELIRSITGLLKLEKPNDSGSFVDSLEKLLKQCQELGRQIDDIGACLYPPQEISAIKAATNEISCIIEVLQAELGGLKGSSDAFVEVCNALKSSLTQLASEISSSSTADIEAKIENITLSN; the protein is encoded by the exons ATGGGTGATGAAGTTCAAAAACAAGCTACCACAG TTGGGATGCTGTGGACTGGAGAAAAACCAGGGGCAAAAGCAATTGAGGAGAATATGACAACATACTTCAACACGCTTCAAGGTTTTCTGTTGCTCTCCCATGCCAGTACTGTTGGTGCAGGGCCTACACTGTCTTCCAGTGTTCATGCATCTGTGAAGCAGGTTGTTGATTCCAGCTTCAGGTTGATGAAGGACACTGTCTCTTCATATG GATCTCATTCTAAAGACCAGAAACTATCAGTTCCTCAATTGGTTGGTGCCGTGTGGGAAGCATGTGACGCCCTTAAAAAGACTCCGGCAACAAATATTACAGCAATTGGGCGCGCAATGACGCAGGTAGCAGTTTCAGTGAAGGACGTTCTTCGCGAGATGAAAGAACTAAAGCCAGACTCATCTGCTGTTTCAGACAACACAGCAGTAGGTGAGAGTTGTGCAGAAGCAACAGAGGATGAACCGCATGATGATAATTTGAGCGAAGGTGATCTGGGGAATGATTTGTCACCCGAAGAGATGAAAGTGGCTGAGAAAGCAATTGTGGTTGTATCTGATACGCTTTCAGTCATAAAAGAACTTATTCGCTCCATCACAGGGTTGCTTAAACTGGAGAAACCAAATGACAGTGGCAGTTTTGTGGATTCATTGGAGAAATTGTTGAAGCAGTGTCAAGAACTTGGTCGGCAGATTGATGACATTGGAGCTTGCCTCTATCCGCCACAAGAGATATCTGCTATAAAGGCAGCCACGAATGAAATCAGCTGCATCATTGAGGTTTTGCAAGCAGAGTTAGGAGGGCTTAAAGGTTCATCAGATGCATTTGTGGAGGTATGCAATGCTTTGAAGAGTTCATTGACACAGCTTGCCTCCGAAATAAGTAGTTCTAGTACTGCTGATATAGAAGCCAAAATCGAAAATATTACATTAAGCAATTAG